The following proteins are co-located in the Castor canadensis chromosome 5, mCasCan1.hap1v2, whole genome shotgun sequence genome:
- the Tbc1d23 gene encoding TBC1 domain family member 23 isoform X3 yields MAEGEEVLPLPASSDNGWEKDLEEALEAGGCDLETLRSIIQGRPLPADLRAKVWKIALNVAGKGDSLASWDGILDLPEQNIIHKDCLEFIDQLSVPEEKAAELLLDIESVITFYCKSRNINYSTSLSWIHLLKPLVHLQLPRSDLYNCFYAIMNKYIPRDCSLKGRPFHLFRLLIQYHEPELCSLLDTKKITPDSYALNWLGSLFAYYCSIEVTQAIWDGYLQQADPFFIYFLMLIILVNTKEFILAQESDSKEEVIRFLENTPSSLNIEDIEDLFSLAQYYCSKTPASFRKDNHHLFGSTLLGIKDDDADLSQALCLAVSVSEILQANQLQGEGVRFFVVDCRPAEQYNAGHLSTAFHLDSDLMLQNPSEFAQSVKSLLEAQKQSIESGSIAGGEHLCFMGSGREEEDMYMNMVLAHFLQKNKEYVSIASGGFMALQQHLADINVDGPENGYGHWIASTSGSRSSINSSVDGESSNGSNDRGMKSLVNKMTVALKTKSVNVREKVISFIENTSTPVDRMSFNLPWPDRSCTERHVSSSDRVGKPYRGVKPVFSIGDEEEYDTGA; encoded by the exons ggaaaaagaTCTTGAAGAAGCTCTGGAAGCAGGAGGTTGTGATCTTGAAACTTTGAGAAGTATTATTCAAGGGAGACCACTGCCTGCTGATCTGAGGGCCAAAGTTTGGAAG ATTGCTCTGAATGTTGCAGGAAAAGGTGATAGTTTGGCATCGTGGGATGGTATTTTAGACCTGCCAGAACAGAACATTATTCATAAAGATTGCCTAGAGTTTATTG ACCAGCTTTCAGTGCCAGAGGAAAAAGCAGCAGAATTACTTCTGGATATTGAATCTgttattactttttattgtaaATCACGCAACATTAACTATAGCACATCCCTTAGCTGGATACATCTACTGAAACCACTGGTGCATCTTCAATTGCCACGCAGTGATTTATACAACTGCTTTTATGCTATCATGAATAAGTACATTCCCAG GGATTGTTCCCTGAAGGGGAGACCATTTCATCTCTTCCGCTTACTCATCCAATACCATGAGCCTGAGCTTTGTTCTTTACTTGATACAAAGAAAATTACTCCAGACTCCTATGCACTCAACTGG CTTGGAAGCCTTTTTGCATATTACTGTTCCATTGAAGTCACTCAGGCAATATGGGATGGATATCTACAACAAGCAgatccattttttatttatttcttaatgttaATTATTCTTGTTAATACAAA AGAATTTATTTTAGCACAAGAATCAGACAGCAAAGAAGAAGTTATCC GATTCTTGGAAAATACGCCATCAAGTTTGAATATAGAAGATATAGAAGACCTTTTCTCTCTGGCTCAGTATTATTGCAGTAAAACACCAGCTTCTTTTAGGAAG GATAATCACCATCTCTTTGGTAGTACTTTGCTGGGAATTAAGGATGATGACGCAGATCTGAGTCAGGCTCTTTGTTTGGCCGTCTCAGTGTCCGAGATTCTTCAAGCAAATCAGCTGCAAGGT GAAGGAGTCCGGTTCTTTGTGGTGGATTGTCGTCCTGCAGAACAGTATAATGCTGGGCATTTATCAACTGCCTTCCACTTAGATTCTGATCTG atGCTCCAGAATCCATCCGAGTTTGCACAGTCAGTGAAGTCCTTGCTGGAAGCACAGAAGCAGTCCATTGAGTCTGGCTCCATAGCTGGTGGGGAGCACCTGTGTTTTATGGGCAGTGGCAGGGAAGAAGAAGACATGTATATGAACATGGTCCTGGCACACTTTTTACAG aaaaacaaagaatatgtgaGTATTGCCAGTGGAGGATTTATGG CACTGCAGCAGCACCTGGCAGATATTAATGTGGATGGGCCAGAAAATGGATATGGCCATTGGATTGCTAGTACTTCTGGCTCAAGGAGCAGCATCAACTCTTCTGTTGAT GGTGAATCTTCTAATGGGTCAAATGATAGAGGAATGAAATCACTGGTAAATAAAATGACTGTGGCTTTGAAGACAAAATCTGTTAATGTCAGGGAAAAAGTTATTAGTTTTATTGAGAATACATCAACTCCTGTGGACCG AATGTCTTTCAATCTCCCCTGGCCAGACAGATCATGTACAGAGCG GCATGTAAGCAGCAGTGACAGAGTAGGCAAACCTTACCGTGGTGTAAAGCCTGTTTTCAGCATTGGAGATGAAGAAGAATATGACACAG GAGCATGA